TCGAGCGCCTGGTGGAGGAACTGGAGACCGAGCACACGGCGAAGGGCACGCTACGGCGCGGCGACGGCCCGTACGTGGCCCCGGAGCCGGAGCCGACGGTCCTGCGCTTCCCGGGCAAGGCGCTGGCCCTGCCCACCGGCACCTTCCTCGTCAGCGACACCACCCGGCACCAGCTGGTGGAGCTGGCGGCGGACGGGGAGAGCGTCGTCCGGCGGATCGGTTCCGGCGCGCGCGGCCTGCACGACGGTCCGGCCGACTCCGCCACCTTCAACGAACCCCAGGGCCTCGCCCTCCTCGACGACGGCTCCGTCGTCGTCGCCGACACCGTGAACCACGCGCTACGACGGCTCGACCTCACCACCGGCGCCGTCACCACCCTCGCGGGCACCGGCCGCCAGTGGATGCAGGGCGAGCCCACCTCGGGTCCCGCCCGCGAGGTCAGCCTCTCGTCCCCGTGGGACGTGGCCTGGTGGCAGGGCAAGGTGTGGATCGCCATGGCCGGCGTGCACCAACTCTGGGCCTACGACCCCGCAGACCCCGCAGACCCCACCGAAGCCACCGTCGCCGTCACCGCCGGCACCACCAACGAAGGCCTCGTCGACGGCCCCGCCCCCGACGCCTGGTTCGCCCAGCCCTCCGGACTCGCCGCCACCCCCGACCGACTCTGGCTCGCCGACTCCGAGACCTCCGCCCTGCGCTGGGTGGACCTCGACGGAGCCGTCCACACCGCCGTCGGCACCGGTCTCTTCGACTTCGGGCACCGTGACGGTTCCGCCGAACAGGCGCTGCTCCAGCACCCGTTGGGCGTCACCGCGCTCCCGGACGGCTCGGTCGCGATCAGCGACACGTACAACCACGCCCTGCGCCGTTACGACCCCGCGACCGGTCAAGTCACCACGCTGGCCACGGACTTGAGGGAGCCGAGCGACGCCGTGCTCGTCGGCGACGACATCCTGGTCGTCGAGTCCGCCCGGCACCGGCTGACCCGGCTGCACCTGCCGGAGGAGGCCGTACGCGTCGAGTCCGTCGCCCATCGCACCCAGCGCGCGGCCACCGAAGTCGCCCCCGGCGAGCTGAAGTTGGACGTCATCTTCCAGGCCCCGGCCGGGCAGAAACTCGACACCCGCTACGGCCCCTCGACCCGGCTCCTCGTCTCCGCCACCCCGCCCGAGCTGCTCGTCGGCGGTGAGGGCGCGGGCACGGACCTGAACCGCACCCTGACCCTCAACTCGGCCGTAACGGAAGGCGTGTTGCACGTCTCCGCCATGGCCGCCTCCTGCGATGACGACCCGGCTGGGGGCACCTCCCGGTCGAAGACTGGGGGAGAATACCCCGCCTGCCACGTCCACCAGCAGGACTGGGGCGTCCCGGTCCGCCTCACCGAGGGCGGGGCGGACCGACTTCCCCTCGTCCTGGCCGGCATGGACGACCGAGAGGGCCGAGGCGACCAGGACGCCTGAAGCGGGGCCCACAAAGACACCCGGCAGGCTCAGCGGCGCCGCGCCCTCGGCGCCAGCTTGTACAGCGCCATCCCCGCCGCCACCAGCGTCGTCGCCGCCACCATCATCGCCATGCTGTTCATCCACAGGCCCGTCGCGGCCAGCGTGGCACCTCCGGCGCCGGTCGTTCCGGCGCCGACAACTCTTCCGTACATAAACGTTTCTCCTAAAGGGTTCCGGTCAAGCGTCCTGCGGTGTGAGGGGTGGGGTGGGGTGGGGGTGGGGTGGGGCTAGGTCGCCACCCACTTCTCCTCGCTGCGGTGGGCCAGCCCCCACAGCGAGGTGAAGTAGACGGCGTGCTGGAAGAGGTCGTAGAGCATCTCGGGGATCATCAGTGCGGCGACCAGCACCGCGACGGGTCCGGCGCGGCGGACGGAGACGGTTTTCTCGACGACGAAGATCAGGCCGATCGCGGTCCAGAACGGGGACATGCCCGGGAAGCCGTAGACCGTCGTGTAGGTGGCCATGAAGGTCAGGTAGACCAGGAAGGACAGGGCGCCGAAGCCCATCAGGAACTGCTGGAGGAAGTAGCGGGCGGTGACCTTGGTCCAGCCGTAGTCGCGGAGGTTCTCCAGGGCGCCGCGCTGCCAGCGGAGGCGTTGGTGCCAGAGTTTGGGGAGGCTGGTCATGACCTCGGTGGTGACCGCGCAGCCCGCCGGGGACATGGCGCGGTAGCCGAGGGTCTTGACCGCCTTGGTCATCTCGTCGTCCTCGGTGAGGGAGGCGAGGCTGTAGTAGCCGTCGCCGCCGCCGATGAGACCGTCGAGGCGGGCCTGGCGCACCTCGCGCAGGACGCGGGCGCGGAACATCGTGCCGGTGCCGGTGAGGACCTGGGCCTTGCCGCCGGTGCGGTTCAACTCCCAGGCGTAGCGCTGGAATTCCATCCGCTGGAGGAGGCCGAGGAATCCGCCGCCCGGTTCGCCGTAGAAGACTCCTCCTACGGCGCCGACCTTGCGGTTGAAGGTGGCCGCCGCAGTCTCGCTGAACCAGGGGTTGAGGACGGTGTCCGCGTCCTGGACGAGGAGCAGGTCGCGTTCGTCGAGGTGGGGCAGGACCCAGTCGATGGCCTGGTTGAGGGCGCCGGCCTTCTTGTGGGTGTTGCCTTGCGTGGCGAAGACGTCCGCTCCGTGCGACGCGGCTACGGCGGCGGTGTCGTCCGTGCAGTTGTCCGTCACGACGACGATCAGGTCGGGCTTGCGGGTCTGGCGCCACAGGCCCTCGATCGCGGCGCCGATGCGGTCCGCTTCGTTGTGGGCCGGGATGAGGACCACCAGCCGTGGCTCGGACAGCCGTGGTTCGAGCACGGCAGCGGCCCCCTCGTGAAGATCGTGAGCGGGCC
The nucleotide sequence above comes from Streptomyces sp. N50. Encoded proteins:
- a CDS encoding NHL domain-containing thioredoxin family protein, yielding MNAASPAPRRVRVRAPQLIGKGGWLNTGGKNLTLAELRGKCVVVDFWTFCCINCLHVLDELRELEEKHRDTVVIIGVHSPKFVHEAEHQAVVDAVERYGVEHPVLDDPELATWKQYAVRAWPTLVVIDPEGYVVAQHAGEGHAHAIERLVEELETEHTAKGTLRRGDGPYVAPEPEPTVLRFPGKALALPTGTFLVSDTTRHQLVELAADGESVVRRIGSGARGLHDGPADSATFNEPQGLALLDDGSVVVADTVNHALRRLDLTTGAVTTLAGTGRQWMQGEPTSGPAREVSLSSPWDVAWWQGKVWIAMAGVHQLWAYDPADPADPTEATVAVTAGTTNEGLVDGPAPDAWFAQPSGLAATPDRLWLADSETSALRWVDLDGAVHTAVGTGLFDFGHRDGSAEQALLQHPLGVTALPDGSVAISDTYNHALRRYDPATGQVTTLATDLREPSDAVLVGDDILVVESARHRLTRLHLPEEAVRVESVAHRTQRAATEVAPGELKLDVIFQAPAGQKLDTRYGPSTRLLVSATPPELLVGGEGAGTDLNRTLTLNSAVTEGVLHVSAMAASCDDDPAGGTSRSKTGGEYPACHVHQQDWGVPVRLTEGGADRLPLVLAGMDDREGRGDQDA
- a CDS encoding glycosyltransferase family 2 protein, with protein sequence MLEPRLSEPRLVVLIPAHNEADRIGAAIEGLWRQTRKPDLIVVVTDNCTDDTAAVAASHGADVFATQGNTHKKAGALNQAIDWVLPHLDERDLLLVQDADTVLNPWFSETAAATFNRKVGAVGGVFYGEPGGGFLGLLQRMEFQRYAWELNRTGGKAQVLTGTGTMFRARVLREVRQARLDGLIGGGDGYYSLASLTEDDEMTKAVKTLGYRAMSPAGCAVTTEVMTSLPKLWHQRLRWQRGALENLRDYGWTKVTARYFLQQFLMGFGALSFLVYLTFMATYTTVYGFPGMSPFWTAIGLIFVVEKTVSVRRAGPVAVLVAALMIPEMLYDLFQHAVYFTSLWGLAHRSEEKWVAT